DNA from Kitasatospora herbaricolor:
GGCTGCGCAGCGAGGGCATGACCGTCTTCCTCACCACGCACTACCTGGACGAGGCGGACGCCCTCTGCGACCGCATCGCCATCATCGACGGCGGCGGCATCGTCGCCGAGGGGACGCCGACCGCGCTCAAGCGCTCGATCGCGGGCGAGGTGGTCACCGTCGGGGTGGCCGACGCCGGGGCCGCGGAGAAGGCGTCCGGGGTACTGGTCGAGCAGGAGTGCGTGCGCTCGGCCGAGGTGCGCGAGGGCGGCGGGCTGCGCCTGTCGGTGGACGCCGGCGAGACGGCGATGCCGCAGATCATGCGGGCCCTGGCGGACGCCGGGATCGAGCTGGCCACCATCGAGCTGCACCGGCCCACCCTGGACGACGTGTTCCTCACCAAGACCGGCCGCTCGCTGCGGGAGTCCTGACCATGACGCGCGGTACGGCGACAGAGACGACGAAGGAGAAGCAGATGGACCGGAGCGGCCGGGACGCGGGCGGGTCGGACAGGTTCGGCCCGGACGACGACCGCAGGGTGCGCCGGGCGGTGGTCACCGGCGGCGCCGGCTTCGTCGGCTCGCACCTCTGCGACCGGCTGCGGGAGGAGGGCGCCTCGGTCGTCTGCGTCGACAATCTCCTCACCGGATCGGTCGACAACCTGGCCGCCCGGGCCGACGACCCCGGGTTCGTCCTGGACCGCAGCGACGTCTCCGAGGAGTTCGACGTCGAGGGGCCGGTCGACCTGGTGCTCCACCTCGCGTCACCGGCCTCGCCGCACGACTACGCGAGACACCCGATCGAGACCCTCAGGGCCGGTGCCCACGGCACCCTGAACGCCCTGGAGCTGGCCCGCCGCAAGGGCGCCCGGTTCCTGCTGGCCTCCACCTCGGAGGTCTACGGCGACCCGCTGGTCCACCCCCAGGTGGAGTCCTACTGGGGCAACGTCAACCCCGTCGGCCCCCGCAGCCAGTACGACGAGGCCAAGCGCTTCGCGGAGGCGCTCACCACCGCCTACCGGACCGCCCTGGGCGTGGACACCGTGATCGTCCGGCTCTTCAACACCTACGGCCCGCGGATGCGGCCCACCGACGGACGGGCGGTGCCCACCTTCATCACGCAGGCGCTGGCCGGGCGGCCGCTCACGGTCGCCGGCGACGGGGCGCAGACCCGATCGATCTGCTACGTGGACGACACCGTCAGCGGCATCCTGGCGGCGGCCGCCAGCGGGCACCGGGGGCCGGTCAACATCGGGAACCCGGTCGAGCTCAGCGTCCTGGAACTGGCGGAGCACATCCGCGAGTTGTGCTCCTCGACGTCGCCGGTCGAGTTCGTGGAGCGCCCCGGTGACGATCCCACCCTGCGCCGCCCGGACATCGGGCTGGCCCGGTCGGCCTTCGGCTGGCAGCCGGTCGTGGACTTCGACAAGGGCCTGGCGATGACCATCGACTGGTTCGCCCGGCTCACCCCCGCCGGTCCTTGACCGGGCCCGGCGGCGACCGGCCTTTTCGGAGGCCCACGCCCGGACCCGGCCGTGCGTCCTGCGGTTGACGTCCTTGCGGGGGTGATCGCGCCCCGCCAGGTCGGTCTCCTGGCGGGGGAGGCCAGGGCCTGCTGCCCGCGGTCGTAGATGCCGTCGCTCTGGGCAGCGGCCATGTCCACCAGGCCCTGTGCCCAGGCCTCGCTCATCCCGTACCGCGTCTTGCTCGTCCGGTAGGCGTCGTGGTCGGCCTGCTGGTAGCGGACGGGGTGCCCCAGCGCCTCGCTCATGACCTGTGCCATGCCGCTGGGGGACAGTGAGTCGGGGCTGACGACCGGGACGGTGTCCTGCCCGTCCCAGGAGTCGTGGGCGAGCAGGCGGGCGGCCGTGGCGGCGATGTCGCGGGTGGCGACGACCGCCAGCGTCCGGTCCGCGGTGTTCGGCATGACGAACATGCCCTCGTCCCTGATCGTCCGGGCCTGATGGAGGAGGTTCTCCATGAAATACGGCATCGCCAGGGCCCGGTAGCCGACGCCGGTGCTCTCGATCACGGCGTCCATGGCGAAGGCGGGAGACAGTTGTCCGGCGTGCCGGGGGTAGCCGCGGCCCAGGCTGGTGACGCCGACGACGCGTTTGACGCCCTGGGCCTTGACGGCGTCGCAGGCCGCGCGGGTGAAACCGAGGTAGTGCCCCTCGATGTCGTCGGCGCCCGGGTTCGGCGGGACGAGCCACAGGACGCTGTCGGCGCCCTTGAACGCCTCGGCGAGGACGTCGGGATCGCCGTGGGAGCCCTGGACGACCTCGGCGTGCTCGCACGCCTTCGGTGCGGGCCGGCCGGGGTCACGGGCGACGACGCGGACGGGCTGCCCGCCGCCGACCAGCGCGTCCAGGTCCTGCGGCCGATCTGGCCGGTGGGAGCGGTGATGACGATCACGGAAGCCTCCTTGGGATGTGGTTCGACGTCGCGGTCGGGGGATGCCGGCATCGCGATCACCGGGCACCGGCACTCGCGACGCTGTTTCCACTGATAAACCGGGAGGGCCGAGGTGACCGGGAGGGCTGGGAGGGCCATCGACGCGGGAGCGCTCCCACCACCCGTCGCCCATGGGTGCCGAAGAGGGAAGAAAACTTCTCGTGCGTCAGGGATTACGCCGAGGCCGTGGCTTGGCTACGCTCGACCCCGATCGCGGGAGCGCTCCCACGTTCATCTCGACCGTCCTGGATCCTCTCCCACCCGAGAGCACGCGGAGAACACCCATGAGCACCCCCGAGCCCGTCCGGCGCGCCGCCCCCTCCCCCGACGGCCGCGCCACCGAACAGCAGCCCGCACCATCCCGGCGCCGCCGCACCGCCCTGCTGGCGCTGGCCGCCGGTGCGACCGCCGGAGCCGTGCTGCTGGCCACCCAGACCGGGGCCGGCGCCGCGGTCCAGGGCAGCCTGGCCGGCGGAACGCAGTTCTACAAGGACCCGGCCTCCCAGGTCGTCAAGTGGGTCGCCGCCAACCCGAACGACTCCCGCACCCCCGTGATCTCCAAGCGGGTGGCCAGCCAGCCGCAGGGCATCTGGTTCGCCAACTACCGCCCTGACAGCGTTACTTCGGATGTACGGACGATCACCACCGCGGCCGCCGGAGCAGGCCAGGTACCGGTGCTGGTGGTGTACGAGATCCCGAACCGCGACTGCGGCGGCGCCTCCGCCGGCGGCGCCCCCGACCTCGCCTCGTACGACGCGTGGGTGGCCAAGTTCGCGGCCGGCCTCGGCAGTGGCCCCTCGCTGATCGTCCTGGAGCCGGACTCGATCGCCCTGACCACCTGCCTGACCTCGCAGCAGCAGGCCGACCGCTTCGCCTCCCTCTCCCGGGCCGGCGCCACCATCCACGCCGCCGCACCCAACGCGAAGGTCTACCTGGACGGCGGCCACTCCACCTGGAACAGCGCCGCCACCCAGGCGGACCGGCTGCGCAGCGCCGGCATCATGGCCAACGCCAACGGCTTCTTCACCAACGTCTCCAACTTCAACACCACCGCCGGCGAGGTCGGTTACAGCAAGTCGGTGCTGTCCGCCCTGGGCAACCCCGGAAACCTGCACGCCGTCATCGACACCAGCCGCAACGGCAACGGCCCGGCGGGCGGCGGCGCCTGGTGCGACCCGGCCGGCCGGGCGATCGGCAACTACCCGACCGCCGCCACCGGTGACGCCTCGATCGACGCCTTCCTCTGGGTGAAGCCCCCGGGTGAGGCCGACGGCTGCGCCGCCGCCGCGGGCACCTTCTCGGCGGACGTCGCCTACCAGCTGGCCGCCAACGCCTCCGACCCCAGCCCTCAGCCCACCAGCACGCCCACCGCCACGGTGACCCCGACCGCGACCGCGACACCCACCGCAACCGCGACCCCGACGGCCACCCCGACCACCACGCAGACGGCCGGCACCGCGGCCTGCTCGGTCGCGTACCGGACCAACAGCTGGAGCAACGGCTTCACCGCCGACATCACGGTCAAGAACACCGGTACGGCCCCGATCAGCAGCTGGACGCTCAAGTGGACCTACGGCGGCGACCAGAAGGTCACCGGCTTCTGGAACACCAAGATCACTCAGTCGGGTGCCGCCGTCACCGCCACGGACCTCGGCTACAACGGCGCGCTCGCCGCCAGCGCCTCGACCGGCTTCGGCTTCCAGGGCACCTTCAGCGCCGCCAACCCCACTCCCACCACCTTCACCCTGAACGGATCGGCCTGCACCGCCGTCTGACGCACGACCGGTGAACGCCGCCGGCCGGAGACCTCCGGCCGGCGGCATCGGCAGGCCGGCCGGGGCTGCCCGGGCAGCCCCGCCCCCGTAACAGCTCGGCGGGACGGGCTACCGGCCCTGCGCGAGGTCGAGCAGTCGGTGCATCACTGCCTGCGGCAGAGCCGGGTTGACCGCAGCGGCGACCGCGCTGTCCGGAAGGGTGAGCCGCCGCAGCAGTTCGCCGGCCGGGAGCCTCGGGTCACGTACCGCCCGACCTACCACGTCAGGGTCGTCCGCCAGCCGCAGAGGCAGCTCCGGACCTGCCTCCGGGTCGTCGAGGGCGGCGTGCCGCAGCCGTGGATCGGGATCGCCGGCGAACCTGGCCAGACCGGGCCGGGCGAAGTGGCGATGACGCCGCAGCGCGGACCAGTTCCGGTCCTGCGCCGTGGCGCACAGCTCCACCAGCAGCTCGTGCGGCGCGTCCTGGCAGCGGTCGCACAGGGTGCGCCGCACCCCTGGGTCCTCGTCCGCCGCCAGCCGTGCCACCAAGCCTCCGGCAGGTACGGCTGCATGGCGAGTGCCCGCCGCAGCCCGGCGTGGGCCGACAGCGCGGTCCGCCGAGCCACCGCAGGCTCGGTCGTCCGCTCCCGGATCCAGCTCGGCGGCCGGACCGTCTTCGGCCCCGTGTACGGGATCGACGCGCGCTGCGTCTCGGTCAGGTCCTCCCGCATCGACAACGTGAACCGGACGTCCTCCTCGGGATCGTCGGCCAGCCGCCAGGCGAGTGCGAGCGGCACTCCTGGATCACCGGCAGCCTCCCGCCGGACGTAGGGGTCGGCGTGCACCACCCGCGCCCGGGCCGTCAGCGCCGCCGGCTCCTCCTCGACGCGCGACAGCTCGGCGATCGTCTCGCCCACCTGCGGAGCAGGATCGTCGAGCAGCCGCTCCCGTGCCGGCGCCGCGAGCCGTCCCCACAGCTCCGGGCTCAGCATCCCGGCCCGTACCACCGGGTCCGCGTCCTCTACGAGCTGCCGCTGAACGGCGGGAGGAAGCTCCGCGCAGCCGGTGAGCACGCGCCTGACCCTCGGATTCGCGTCCCCGGCCACTGCCGGGCGCAAACGGCAATCCTGCCGAGCCGGCCCCGTCGCAGCCCCTTCGCTCGTATGGTGTTGCGGCACGGGGGCGTCGGACAACGGGGTGGGGAATGAAGCCTGGTGATGTGATCGCGGGGCGTTACGAGCTGGTCGACCGGCTCGGGCGCGGTGGAATGGGCGAGGTGTGGGCCGGTCACGACCGGGACCTCCGTCGCACCGTGGCCCTCAAGCTCCTGATGACCGGCGAGGACGTGGCAACGGATCTGCCGGCGCGCTTCGCCCGTGAAGCGGTGGCCGCAGCCCGGATCAACCACCCGAACGTCATCACGCTCTATGAACGCGGCGTGCACGAGGACATGCTCTACCTCGCCATGGAGAAGATCGACGGTCCCACGCTGACGACCGTCGTCAGCCGGGAGAGCCCGATGGCCTTCCGCCGGGCACTGTCCATCGCCGGTGACATCACCGCAGCGCTGGCCGCCGCCCACCGGGCGGGCGTCGTCCACTACGACATCACGCCACGCAACGTCATGCTCACCAGCGACGAACGGGTGAAGGTCCTCGATTTCGGGATCGCCGGGTTCCTCCACACTGCCTACTCACTGGTCCGTTCCACCGCGTTGGCTCCGGCGGGAACGGTGGAGTACGGCGCCCCGGAACAGTTCCGCACCGAACGAGGCGATGAACGCTCCGACCTGTACGGCCTCGGCGGCGTTCTGTTCACGATGCTCACCGGCCGTCCGCCCTTCACCGGACCCAACGCCTGGGCGGTCATGGCGCGCAAGCAGCAGGAGGACGCCCCCGGGCTGCAGACCGCGCGAGCGGACGCGCCCGCCGAACTGGCCGCGCTGGTCGCGCAGCTCCTGGCCCGCGACCCCGGGCGGCGCCCCTCCTCCGCGCAGGAGGTGTACGAGAGGCTCCGGACCCTGCAGACCGGGCCAGAACCCGCCCTCGGAATCCGGTTGCTCCATACCGCGCGCCTTGACGGAGCACCCGCAGCAAACGGCGACCCGTACCACCACATCCGTGTCTTCCTCGACGGGACTGCCACCGACCTCGACCAGGTCACCAAGGTCGTCTACCGCCTGCATCCAACCTTCCCCCGACCGGAGCGCGTGATCGCCGACCGGTCGACGGGCTTCGCACTGGAGATGTCGGCCTGGGGCCGGTTCACCCTCACGGCCGATGTCTTCACGGCGGGCAGCCCCACCCCGATGCGGCTTGAGCGGTACATCAGCTTCTGACCCGCTCGCACCCCGACGGTTGCCCGGCCCCTCATCCCCCGCCCCCGACCCGCCCCCACCACGACCGCCCCGGGTCGGCGAACTCCCGGTACCCCTGCCGTCCTTCGGGGTTACGAGCCTGCCGATGCAAAGTCCGCTCGGGCGAACGGAGTTCGGGGCCGGGATCCCTACGAGGGATCGCAGGGGTCTGGTCAGCCGTCGTTCCGGGCCGCCCATCCGTCGACGGCGTCCTCGGCGGTGGGGTAGGTGGCGAAGACCCGGGTGAGGCCCGTGATGTCGAAGATGCGGGACACGTGCGCCGGCACCCCGGCAAGCGCGATGTGCGCCTGGTGGCTGACGGCGTGGTTGCGGGCGGCCAGCAGCAGGGTGATGCCGGTGGAGTCGCAGAAGGTGAGGGCGGTCAGGTCGACGACGAGGAGCCGGCCGGGGCCCGGGGCGAGCCCCAGCAGCACCTCCCGGGCGCCGGGAGCGCTGTGGAAGTCCAGGTCCCCGGCGATCTCCAGGACGGGGCCGGTCGGTGTGGTGCGGACGGTGGTGCGCAGGTCGGTCACTGCTTCGGCTCCGGGGTGGGATGGGGGACGCTGAGCGCCAGCAGGGCGGTGTCGTCGTCCACACCGCTCCCGAGGGCGTCGAGCAGCGCCTGCAGGGCGGCGATGGCGGCGGGCGCGGTGGTGGGCGCCAGCGCTGCGGTGAAGTCCAGCAGTGCGGCGTCCCCGTAGCGGCCGTCGCCGTCACCCTCGGTCCTGCCCAGGGGTGCGGTGTGGGCCTCTGTGAGGCCGTCGGTGTAGAGCAGCACGGTGTCCCCCGGGTCCAGGCGCACCGTGGTGGTGGCGATGTGGGGGTCGGGGATGACGCCGATCAGCTGGCCGCCGGGAGTGGGCAGGTAGCGGGCGCTGCCGTCGGCGCCCAACAGTATCGCCGGGGGGTGACCGCCGGCCGCGAGAGCGAGCTCGAAGCCGGCCTTGCCCCGGTCGGGGGTGAGGATGCCGAACAGGACGGTGCAGAAGCGCGGGTCGGTCCCTTCGTACGCGTGGGCGAGGACGGTGTTGAGGTTGGCGAGGACTGCGGCGGGGTCGGGGTCGTAGACGGCGGCGGCGCGCAGCGTGTAGCGGGCCAGGGAGGTGACGGCGGCGGCAGCGGCACCCTTGCCGCACACATCGCCCAGGAACAGGCCCCAGCTGCCGTGGGAGAGGGGAAACAGGTCGTAGAAGTCTCCGCCGACCTCGTCGACGGAGGCGATGTGGTAGTGCGCGGCGACCTCCAGGCCGGCCGGGGCGGTCAGGGAGGGCGGGAGCAGGGTGCGCTGCAGGGTGGTGGCGAGGCGTTGCAGGCGTTGCCGTTCGGCCTCGACGGCGCGGTGCGCCTCCTCGGCCACCTGGCGGGCCTGGTCGGCTTCGCGCCGGGCTTCCTCGGCCTCCTGGCGTGCGCGGAGGAGTTCGGTCTCGTAGGCGCGGCGGTCGCGGGCGTCGAACAGGGTGGTGCGGATCAGCAGGGGTTGTCCGTCGTCGCTGGTCTTGACGGTGGAGGTGACCAGGACCGGCATCCGGGTGCCGTCGGCTGCCTTGAGTTCGAGGGCGATGCCGCCGATCTCCCCTTGCATGCTGAGCAGCGGGGCGAAGTGCGTCTCGTGGTAGAGGCGGCCGCCGACGGTGAGGAGGTCGGTGAAGCGTCTGCGGCCGACCAGGTCCTCGCGGCGGTAGCCGAGCCAGGTCAGCAGGGTGGTGTTGACCTTGGCGATCTGCCCGTCCATGAGGGTGGAGAGGTAACCGCAGGGGGCGTTCTCGTAGAGGTCGACGGCGCTGTCCTCCAGCATCGCGGAGAAGCGTGCCGCGTCGTCGCCCTCGGGGGCCGTGCCGCAACCGTCCGGTTCGTCGCCGCCGCCGGCCCTGACCATCAACGGAGGTCCCGAAGGAAGCCGATGATCGCCTCGGCTGTGGCGTCGGGGGCGCTGAGCTGCGGGCAGTGGCCGGTCGCGGAGAGGGTGACCAGCTTGCTGCCGGGGATCCGGGCGTGGCCGAAGGCGCCGACCTCGGGCGGCGCGATGGCGTCTTCCGAGCACTGCGCGACCAGGGTGGGGACGCCGACCTTCGCCAGGTCGGCGCGGTTGTCGGAGCGGAAGGTGGTGTGGGCGAAGGCGCGGGCGATCGCCGGGTCGGTGCGGCAGAAGCTGTTGGTCAGCTCCTCGCCGAGCTCGGGGCGCTCGGGGTTGCCCATGATCACCGGAGCCATCGCGCCGGACCACCCCAGGTAGTTGGAGTCCAGCGACTGGAGCAGCTCGTCGATGTCCTCCTCGCTGAAGCCGCCCCGGTAGCCGGTCGCCTCGTCGTCCACATAACGCGGGGAGGGGGTGAGCAGCACCAGGCCGGTGAACAGGTCCGGCTCCCGTACGGCCGCCAGCACCCCGACCATGGAGCTGACCGAGTGCCCGACGAACGCGACCGGTCCCAGGTCAAGAGCCCGCAGGAGCTGCAGGACGTCGTCCGCGTAGCCGTCCAGGCTCGCGTACCGCTCCTCGCTCCAGGCCCCGAGGTCGGAGCGTCCGGCCCCGACGTGGTCGAAGAGCACCACCTTGAAGTCCTCGGCGAGCGCGGGCACCACCAGGCGCCACATGTTCTGATCGCAGCCGAAGCCGTGCGCCAGCACCACCACGGGGCCGTCGTCACGGCCCGTGACCACGATGTGGTTCCTCTTCATGACGTCCATCCCTCGATCTTCGCAGGGAATCCCGGTCTTCCGGCGACGCGGGGAAGGCGAACCCCCACCCGGAGGCGCGCCGCGCGGGTCGCCGCGCGGTCGCCGGGTCGGCGTGCGGGCCGGGTCGTCGGGTGGGCCGGGTCGCACACGTGAGGTCCCGGGGGCCGGGTCGGGCGTGTTCGGCGTACGGAACCCCGGGGCCACCGGTTGAGGCCGGCCCGGTGCTCAGCCGTGCGGCGGCGGCGAAGCGGCCGAGCGGGTTCGCCAGGACGGGCGCGGAGCGCCGGGGGGAGTTCCGCGCCCGTGGCCGGCGACTGTGCCCGGCTGCCGGGAGGCGTACCCAACGCCCGGAGATGGGCTTCTGATGTCACCGGGATCGCGCCTGGACACCGCCGCCGCGGCCGGCGCATCCCCCGTGCGAGCTACCGGGGCTGTCCCGGTGCGGGTGATTCGCGGACGCCGGCGGATTCCTACCGTGGTCGTCAGGTCGGCGCAGGGTCGGCCACGACAGGGGAGGCACCATGAGTACGACGTCCGCCGCACCGCAGGACACCGGCTCCGGCCTGGAGGAGGACCGCGACGGGCAAGGCGGTCGGTTCGGCCGGTTCGGCCGGTTCGTGCACTCTCCGCTCGGCTGGATGCTGGCCGGGACGGTGGGCGTCGGCCTGGTCTCGGGCCTGACGGCGACCGGACCCGGCCCGGTGCCGGTGCTGGGCGCGGCTGCCGCGGTGGCCGTGTACCGGTTGGTCATGCACCGCGCGGCACGACGCTCCACGCCGGAGACCGCCCGGCGCGGGGCAGGCCGGGCGGCACTGCTCGGCGGCGGAATCGGCCTGGCCTTCATCCTCGTCTCGGCCCTCCTGATCACGCTGTTCGGGGGCTACTCGTTCTCCTGGGCGGGCAGCGACGTCCTGCCGGTCGTGCGGACCGCGGTGATGGTGCAGATCGGTGCCGCGGTCACCGAGGAACTGCTGTTCCGTGCCCTTGCCCTGCAGGCCCTGGAGCACATGTGGGGCAGCCGGGCCGCCCTCGTGATCACCTCGCTGTTCTTCGGCGTCGCCCACCTGGGCGCCCCGGGTGCGAACGCGTGGAGCGCACTGGCGATCGCCCTGGAGGCGGGGGGGCTGCTCGGGGCCGCGTTCCTGTGGCGGCGTAGCATCTGGTTCGTCGCGGGTCTGCACTTCACCTGGAACACCGCGGAGCAACTGCTCGGCATCCCGGTCTCCGGACACACCCCGGAGGGCCTGTTCACCGTCGGCGTCCACGCGTCCGCCCTCCTGAACGGTGGCAGCTTCGGTCTGGAGGCGTCGATGATCCCCGTCCTCATCGCCCTGGCTCTCGCCGTCCCGATGCTCGTCCTCGCGCACCGCAACGGCGGGATGAAGACCCGTCGGCGCGCGGGCCGCTGAGACGGACTCACTGGAGGAATCGGAAATGATGTCCCGTCAGGCGCCCTGGAACCTTCCGCTGTTCCGGGCGCCGCTCGACCGGTGGCAGGAGCGGGATGTCCTCCTCAAGGACGGCGTCCTCGCCCTGGCGCTCACCCTGGCGGCCTTGGTACCGACCCTGTCCGGCATCGGTGCGCAGATCGGCGATCTTCCCGTACGGCCGGCGGACGCGCTGGGCCTCGGGCTGGTTCTGGCCCACACCCTGCCGCTGGCAGTTCGCCGCAGGTGGCCGGCGGCCTGTCTGGCCGTCGTCGCGGGCGCGTTCGCCGTGCATCAGGCGCTGGGCTTCGCGACCACGTTCGCGAGCGTGGGACTGTATCTGGCCCTGTACTCCGCCGGGGCCCATCAGGTCCGCCTCCGTCCCGGCCTGGCCGCCGTGGCCGGCGCGGGTTACGCCGCGCTGGCCGTCGTCCTGCACCACCTCGGTTCGCCGCAGTCCGTACCGGACTTTCTCGCCTTCTCCCTGGTCCTGGCCGCGTTCTGGCTGCTGGGAGTCACGGTGCGCAGGCGGCGAACGGAGGAGGCGCGGCGGCGGCGGCTGGTTGCCGAGGCGGCCACCACCGCCGAGCGTGCGCGGATCGCCCGCGAGCTGCACGATGTGGTCACCCATCACGTGACGGCCATGGTGGTCCAGGCCGACGCGGCGCAGTTCCTGCTCAGCTCCGCACCGGAACGCGCCGCGGAGGGACTGGTGGCCGTCAGCGACACCGGCCGCCGGGCGCTGACCGAACTGCGGTACCTGCTCGACGTCCTGGAGGCGACCGGCGAGTCGGCGGCCGCGGACCCGGCCCACGCGGACCGGGCACCCACCCTGGGGCGGGTGGGGGACCTGGTCGAGCGGGCCCGCAGGTCGGGGCAGCCGGTCGAGTTCAGTCAGCAGGGCGAGCGGCGGCCGCAGAGCGTGGACGTGGAACTGGCCGCGTACCGGGTGGTGCAGGAGACGCTCACCAACGCCCTGAAGCACGCGGCCGGCGAGCCGACCCGGGTCGTGCTCCGGTACGGCGACGAGCACCTCGGGATCGAGGTGGCCACGGACGGACCCCTCGCCGCAGCGGTGGCGCGGAAACCGGGCCCGGCGGGCGGACGGGGGCTGGCCGGGCTGCGTGCACGGGTGCGGATGCTCGATGGTGAACTGGAGGCCGGCCCCCGGCCCGAGGGCGGGTTCGAGGTCCGCGCCACGATTCCGGCCAAGACCCTTCAGGAGTGATCCCGTGAGTGATGCACCGTCACCGATCCGCGTGCTCGTCTGCGACGACCAGGCACTGGTGCGGACCGGCTACGTCACCATCTTCAACGCCCAGCCCGACATGGAGGTCGTCGGGGAGGCCGAGAACGGCCACGAGGCGGTTCAGGCCGCGCGGCGGCTGCGCCCGGACGTGGTCGTGATGGACATTCGGATGCCCCTGCTCGACGGCATCCAGGCGACGCGTCACCTGGCGGGTCCCGATGCCGACGTCACGTCGAAGGTCCTGGTCGTCACGACGTTCAACGTCGACGCCTACGTCTACGACGCGTTGCGCGCCGGAGCG
Protein-coding regions in this window:
- a CDS encoding NAD-dependent epimerase/dehydratase family protein, which codes for MDRSGRDAGGSDRFGPDDDRRVRRAVVTGGAGFVGSHLCDRLREEGASVVCVDNLLTGSVDNLAARADDPGFVLDRSDVSEEFDVEGPVDLVLHLASPASPHDYARHPIETLRAGAHGTLNALELARRKGARFLLASTSEVYGDPLVHPQVESYWGNVNPVGPRSQYDEAKRFAEALTTAYRTALGVDTVIVRLFNTYGPRMRPTDGRAVPTFITQALAGRPLTVAGDGAQTRSICYVDDTVSGILAAAASGHRGPVNIGNPVELSVLELAEHIRELCSSTSPVEFVERPGDDPTLRRPDIGLARSAFGWQPVVDFDKGLAMTIDWFARLTPAGP
- a CDS encoding glycoside hydrolase family 6 protein gives rise to the protein MSTPEPVRRAAPSPDGRATEQQPAPSRRRRTALLALAAGATAGAVLLATQTGAGAAVQGSLAGGTQFYKDPASQVVKWVAANPNDSRTPVISKRVASQPQGIWFANYRPDSVTSDVRTITTAAAGAGQVPVLVVYEIPNRDCGGASAGGAPDLASYDAWVAKFAAGLGSGPSLIVLEPDSIALTTCLTSQQQADRFASLSRAGATIHAAAPNAKVYLDGGHSTWNSAATQADRLRSAGIMANANGFFTNVSNFNTTAGEVGYSKSVLSALGNPGNLHAVIDTSRNGNGPAGGGAWCDPAGRAIGNYPTAATGDASIDAFLWVKPPGEADGCAAAAGTFSADVAYQLAANASDPSPQPTSTPTATVTPTATATPTATATPTATPTTTQTAGTAACSVAYRTNSWSNGFTADITVKNTGTAPISSWTLKWTYGGDQKVTGFWNTKITQSGAAVTATDLGYNGALAASASTGFGFQGTFSAANPTPTTFTLNGSACTAV
- a CDS encoding protein kinase domain-containing protein, with the translated sequence MKPGDVIAGRYELVDRLGRGGMGEVWAGHDRDLRRTVALKLLMTGEDVATDLPARFAREAVAAARINHPNVITLYERGVHEDMLYLAMEKIDGPTLTTVVSRESPMAFRRALSIAGDITAALAAAHRAGVVHYDITPRNVMLTSDERVKVLDFGIAGFLHTAYSLVRSTALAPAGTVEYGAPEQFRTERGDERSDLYGLGGVLFTMLTGRPPFTGPNAWAVMARKQQEDAPGLQTARADAPAELAALVAQLLARDPGRRPSSAQEVYERLRTLQTGPEPALGIRLLHTARLDGAPAANGDPYHHIRVFLDGTATDLDQVTKVVYRLHPTFPRPERVIADRSTGFALEMSAWGRFTLTADVFTAGSPTPMRLERYISF
- a CDS encoding STAS domain-containing protein; protein product: MTDLRTTVRTTPTGPVLEIAGDLDFHSAPGAREVLLGLAPGPGRLLVVDLTALTFCDSTGITLLLAARNHAVSHQAHIALAGVPAHVSRIFDITGLTRVFATYPTAEDAVDGWAARNDG
- a CDS encoding SpoIIE family protein phosphatase — its product is MVRAGGGDEPDGCGTAPEGDDAARFSAMLEDSAVDLYENAPCGYLSTLMDGQIAKVNTTLLTWLGYRREDLVGRRRFTDLLTVGGRLYHETHFAPLLSMQGEIGGIALELKAADGTRMPVLVTSTVKTSDDGQPLLIRTTLFDARDRRAYETELLRARQEAEEARREADQARQVAEEAHRAVEAERQRLQRLATTLQRTLLPPSLTAPAGLEVAAHYHIASVDEVGGDFYDLFPLSHGSWGLFLGDVCGKGAAAAAVTSLARYTLRAAAVYDPDPAAVLANLNTVLAHAYEGTDPRFCTVLFGILTPDRGKAGFELALAAGGHPPAILLGADGSARYLPTPGGQLIGVIPDPHIATTTVRLDPGDTVLLYTDGLTEAHTAPLGRTEGDGDGRYGDAALLDFTAALAPTTAPAAIAALQALLDALGSGVDDDTALLALSVPHPTPEPKQ
- a CDS encoding alpha/beta fold hydrolase, with translation MDVMKRNHIVVTGRDDGPVVVLAHGFGCDQNMWRLVVPALAEDFKVVLFDHVGAGRSDLGAWSEERYASLDGYADDVLQLLRALDLGPVAFVGHSVSSMVGVLAAVREPDLFTGLVLLTPSPRYVDDEATGYRGGFSEEDIDELLQSLDSNYLGWSGAMAPVIMGNPERPELGEELTNSFCRTDPAIARAFAHTTFRSDNRADLAKVGVPTLVAQCSEDAIAPPEVGAFGHARIPGSKLVTLSATGHCPQLSAPDATAEAIIGFLRDLR
- a CDS encoding CPBP family intramembrane glutamic endopeptidase; its protein translation is MSTTSAAPQDTGSGLEEDRDGQGGRFGRFGRFVHSPLGWMLAGTVGVGLVSGLTATGPGPVPVLGAAAAVAVYRLVMHRAARRSTPETARRGAGRAALLGGGIGLAFILVSALLITLFGGYSFSWAGSDVLPVVRTAVMVQIGAAVTEELLFRALALQALEHMWGSRAALVITSLFFGVAHLGAPGANAWSALAIALEAGGLLGAAFLWRRSIWFVAGLHFTWNTAEQLLGIPVSGHTPEGLFTVGVHASALLNGGSFGLEASMIPVLIALALAVPMLVLAHRNGGMKTRRRAGR
- a CDS encoding sensor histidine kinase codes for the protein MMSRQAPWNLPLFRAPLDRWQERDVLLKDGVLALALTLAALVPTLSGIGAQIGDLPVRPADALGLGLVLAHTLPLAVRRRWPAACLAVVAGAFAVHQALGFATTFASVGLYLALYSAGAHQVRLRPGLAAVAGAGYAALAVVLHHLGSPQSVPDFLAFSLVLAAFWLLGVTVRRRRTEEARRRRLVAEAATTAERARIARELHDVVTHHVTAMVVQADAAQFLLSSAPERAAEGLVAVSDTGRRALTELRYLLDVLEATGESAAADPAHADRAPTLGRVGDLVERARRSGQPVEFSQQGERRPQSVDVELAAYRVVQETLTNALKHAAGEPTRVVLRYGDEHLGIEVATDGPLAAAVARKPGPAGGRGLAGLRARVRMLDGELEAGPRPEGGFEVRATIPAKTLQE